DNA sequence from the Harpia harpyja isolate bHarHar1 chromosome 2, bHarHar1 primary haplotype, whole genome shotgun sequence genome:
tgcagaaGGTCCTGGACGTGGCGCAGTGTCTCAGACTGCTCGGCGGTGAGGCAGGGCTGCCCGTGCCGGGGGACCTCTGGTGCCCGGCCAGCCGGCTGCGTCCCCACGCTGGGgccctgcggggctgggggcagcggcTCCCTGGGCCCCTCTGGTCCTGCCCGGCCGTGGCCAGGCTCGGTGTCGCGTAGCCGGCTGCAGATGCCACGGGGGTCCGGACGGCCAAGCGCAGCTGGTGTCTTCTCCGGCACGGCGGCGGCAGAGCCGTGCCAGCCTGgcgctggtgggatgggggctGTCGAGGTGCAGCAGGGCCCCCCCCAGGGCGTGCcgcagagctggtgctggggtggtggggggtcCCGCGGGGGGTTGCCCTGAGCTGGCCGGCAGAGGCCGTGGGTGTCCGTGGCGGGGATGGTCTGCTGGCGGTGCGGCAAGGGCTGCGGCGGTGGGCGCCCGTGGGGCAGGCTCCGCTCCGAATCGCTGCGGCCAAGCCCCCGTGGCTCGGTGGGCGGCCGGGGCTCACCGCAGGGTACAGAAGCCGGGCGCGGGGCGTTCCCGCGGCCGCCCCTGGGGTTCCCGCGGAGCCGGGCGCAGGCGgagggcagcgggcagggctCGGGGGCACAGCTCTGCGCCGGGGAGGTGCAGCGGGCAGCGGGGCATCCAGCCGTGCCCAGATGAGGGGGACAGGGATCCCTGGGCGGTGGCGGTGGCACGCGGCACACGGCAGCGTGCTGGGCGAGGGCCGTGGCGTGATCGTGCACCGGGAGGCTGCCGGGCGCCCGCGGGGGCATAGCCCAGCTGGTAACGGTGGGCACGGCCCGCCCAGGGCACCgggcgctgcccgcggcggcgggcagcACGGCGTCCCCGGCCACGTTGCAGACGCTCTTGCTGCGGGGCTGGGAGGCTGGGAAGGGCTTCTGGAGGCTGGGGGAGGTCTGGATAGCGGTGCTCATGCACGCCTTCCTGGGCATGGGCAGCGTCAGCGAGCCCGGCTGGGCCTGGGGCCAGCTCCGCCGCGAGGCACAGAGAGCCGCCGGCTCAGGGGCGTCCCTGGGGGGCGGCGAGGCACGTGGGGTGTTGGGGCCGGCGGTGGCTGTGGGCCCTAG
Encoded proteins:
- the LOC128139052 gene encoding INSYN2B protein-like, which translates into the protein MVSREPLPGPAPAGEGSQEKAMTVRSVLLNRDSPDIESRLKRRRNRTQQVRFKDLVEGGVGRAASPPLGPTATAGPNTPRASPPPRDAPEPAALCASRRSWPQAQPGSLTLPMPRKACMSTAIQTSPSLQKPFPASQPRSKSVCNVAGDAVLPAAAGSARCPGRAVPTVTSWAMPPRAPGSLPVHDHATALAQHAAVCRVPPPPPRDPCPPHLGTAGCPAARCTSPAQSCAPEPCPLPSACARLRGNPRGGRGNAPRPASVPCGEPRPPTEPRGLGRSDSERSLPHGRPPPQPLPHRQQTIPATDTHGLCRPAQGNPPRDPPPPQHQLCGTPWGGPCCTSTAPIPPAPGWHGSAAAVPEKTPAALGRPDPRGICSRLRDTEPGHGRAGPEGPREPLPPAPQGPSVGTQPAGRAPEVPRHGQPCLTAEQSETLRHVQDLLQLVVAAKGPVGPPAGDEDAQTSQGEGPRRPGEQGDLQSQLQSLEGVLETSQQTIRVLLDVIQDLEKKEAQRDGRHSYRTGQDIANCGTCRDCACIIYSVEHDFRQQEGRFQQVLSHIEGDTTPSSPAAAVGAVLPPRQEPSPVTKLPAKLDAKKSRRKCFWFL